AACTCACCGACGTGCAGGTCACCGGGATCGATCCGAGGGGCGTGTCCTGGCACGGGCTGCGCATCGGGCCGGATCCGTACGGATGGTCCTGCGCGGTGACCGTGGACGTGTGAGGGGTACGGGTCGGCGGCGGCGCGCGGGGCTCGTACCGTGGAGGCATGAGCGGCGGCACGGTGACGCTGTTCGTCTGCGGCGATGTGATGCTCGGACGCGGTGTCGACCAGATCCTGGCCCGGCCCGGCGACCCGGTGCTGCGGGAGGGGTACATCACGGACGCCCGCGCCTACGTGAACATGGCGGAGTCGGTGAGCGGCCCGATCCCGGCCCCCGTGGACGCGGCGTGGCCGTGGGGCGAGGCGCTGCGGCTGCTGGAGGCGGTCGGCCCGGATGTGCGGATCGTCAACCTGGAGACGTCCGTGACGCGCAGTGACGCGTTCGAGCCCGGCAAGGCCGTCCACTACCGCATGCACCCGGCCAACCTGCCGGCCCTCACCGTCGCCCGGCCCGACGTCTGCGTCCTGGCCAACAACCATGTGCAGGACTTCGGCCGCGCGGGCCTGAAGGAGACGCTCGACGTGCTGCACGGGGCGGGCCTGCGCACGGCCGGCGCGGGACGCGGCTCGGAGGAGGCGTACGCGCCCGTGGCGCTGCCGCTCCCCCACGGCGGCCGTGTGCTGGTCTTCGCGCTGGGCGCCGCCGACAGCGGCATCCCGGCGGGCTGGGCGGCGACCGGCGACCGGCCCGGTGTCGCCTACGTCCCCGAGCTGTCACCCGCCCCGGCCGCCGCGGCGGTCCGGCGGATACGGCAGGTGAAGCAGGCCGGCGACCTCGTGGTGGTGTCCGTGCACTGGGGCTCCAACTGGGGCTACCCGGTCCCCCGGGAACAGCGGCGCTTCGCCCACGCCCTGGTGGACGGCGGCGCCGATGTCGTCCACGGCCACTCCTCGCACCACCCGCGCGCCGTCGAGGTCTACCGGGGCCGGCTGATCCTGCACGGCTGCGGGGACTTCATCGACGACTACGAGGGCATACCCGGCTACGAGCAGTACCGCGACGACCTGCGCATCGCCTACTTCGTGACCCTGACGGCGGACACGGGCGAACTCGCCGGGCTGCGCATGGAGCCCCTGCTGGCCCGTCGTATGCGTCTTGAGCCGGCGCCGGCGGAGGCCCGCGGCTGGCTGCACACGACCCTCGACCGCATCGGCTACGGCGTCCATGTCACCCTCGGCCCGGACGGCGCGCTCGCGCTCGGCAAGCCCGCCGCCCTGGGATGAGCCTCAGTCACCCCGCAGCACCTGAAGCACATCGGCGTCGGTGAGCTGCCGGAAGTCCTCGTACCACTCGCCGACCGCGCTGAACAGCCGCGGCTCGTGCAGGCAGACGAACTCGTCCACCTCCCGGCGCAGTTCCTCTGCCGCCTCCGGGGCGCAGACGGGCACGGCGAGAACCAGCCGCTCGGGCGACCGGTTGCGTACGGCGCGCACCGCGACGCGTGCGGTGTTGCCGGTCGCCACCCCGTCGTCCACCACGACGGCGGTACGGCCGCGCAGCTCCGGCGCCGGGCGGCCCTGCCGATAGCGTTCCTCGCGGCGCCGCAGCTCCTTGCGCTCCCGCTCCACCACCGGCGCGAGGTCGGCCTCGCCCAGCCCCAGCCGGTACAGGGTCCCCTCGTCGAAGACCGGAGGGTCCTCGCCCGCGAGCGCGCCGACCCCGAACTCCTCGTGGAACGGCGCTCCGATCTTGCGTACGACGAGCACATCGAGGGGGGCCTGAAGGACCTCGGCGATCTCCCGGGCGACCGCGACGCCGCCGCGGGGCAGTGCGAGGACGACCGGGTGCGGGAGCTCCCCCTTGTCCTGACGGATGCGCAGTTGCTCCGCCAGCTCCCGCCCGGCCTCGGCGCGGTCACGGAACCGCATGGGTCTCCCCTTCCGTCCGTCGCCGCGTACCCAGCGCTCCGGTATCGGACACCCCACCGTCGGCCCGCTACTGGATGGTCCAGCCGACGCTGCCGACGCCCGAGCTGTAGATCGCGCAGACGCCGGACGACTCGCCGTACTGACCCGGCGCCAGCGTCACCCACTGGCCGGAGACGTCCGGTGCCCAGCCGCAGACGATCTCGGCCCGGAAGGTGACGGTGCGGTCGGTGTTGTTGTGGCAGCCGGCGATGCCGTGGTCAGGGTTGTTGTTGTGCACCCAGCCGTCGCAGTCGACCGTGCCGGCCGCCTGCGCGGGGGCGGCGAGGCCGCCCAGGGTGAGGGCGACGGCGGCGAAGGCGGTGGTCAGGCCTGCCGCGACGATGTTCTTCCTGCGGTTCATGTCGGTCCCCGTGAAGTCGTGATCCGTTCGGACTTGCCGACTTCAGTGAAGGCCACGGGCTCTTCGCCGGGAACCTCGGACTTACCAGGGTGGCACTCGCCCCTCACCCCTTGGCCTTGTCGGAGGGGTCCGGGCTGTTCCAGTCGTACGGCCCGCCGCCGCGCCACTCGATCAGCTCGGGGTCGTCGACGGCCCGGTCCTCGGTGGGCAGGCCCGCGCGGTGCACCAGGTCCATGACGTCGAACAGGCTGTAGGCGGTGCCCGTCGGCTCGTCACGGATCGTCACCTGACGCCCGCCGTCCGGCTCCGGCGGCGACACCACCACGGGGGGACGCGTGCTCATGCCACCACCATGCGCTCTGAGTGGCGCATACGCAGCCCGGCGTACCGGCCACAGTTGAATCGTCATCAATTTGGGTTGTCGGAGTTCGGCGTACGGGTGCAGAGGAGTCGAGGATCGGTCGGGCCGGGGGGCCGCTCCGGAAGTCGGCCGCTTTCCGCGGTGCCGCCCGTTTCCCCGTAGGCCGGGCCGGGCACTCGGCGGCTGCGCAGATCGGGAGGGAGGAGTCCCGTGCCATTCCCCGACCGTACCCACGCCGGACAGGCGCTCGGCCTGCGGCTGGTCGAGTGGGCCGGGCCGGACCACCTCGGCAACGTGCTGGTGCTGGCCCTGCCCCCGGGCGGCGTGCCCGTGGCCTCCGAGGTCGCACGTGCCCTGCACGCCCCGCTCGACGTGCTGATCGCCGGCGAGATCAGCACCCCGATCCGGCCGGAGACGCCGATCGGTGCCATCGTCGCCGACGACCCGCCGCTGTACGACCGGCGGAGCCTGGCCATGATGCATCTGTCCGAGGACCGGCTCGGTGACGTCGTCGTGCACCGGCGCAACGAACTGCACCGCCTCGAATACCTCTACCGCGGCCGCCGCCCGCCCCCGTCCGTGGGCGGACGCACGGTCGTCCTCGTCGACGACGGCCTCACCACCGGCCTGACCGCCACGGCCGCGCTGCGCTTCCTGCGCCGCCACGGCCCGGCGCGGCTCGTCCTGGCGGTCCCCGTCGGTGCCGCGCGTACCGTCACCGCCATGCGGCCCGAGTGCGACGACCTCGTGTGCCTCGAACAGCCGCCGGGCCTGCACATGGTCGGCGAGTGGTACGAGGACTTCGGCCAGGTCCCCGACCTGCAGATCACGAAGACACTGCACGCGTTCCACGCCACGGCGTGACGCGTCTTCGGGCCGGCCTCGGCGCCCGCGCGGGTCCCGTGAAAGGGTGATGCCATGGCCATAGAAGTCCGCCCGGCATCCGTCTTCGAGGACGTACGCCCGGTCCTCGGCCCGAAGTCGCCCACGGCGAACGTCTGTTGGTGCCTGAGCTACCGCATCCCCTCGAAGTTGAACAACGAGCTGTTCGGACCGGCCCGTGGCGAGTACGTCGCGGAGCTGTGCCACGCCGATCCCCCGCCGGGAGTGCTCGCCTACGACGGTGACGAGCCGGTCGGCTGGGCCGCGGTGGCGCCGCGCTCGGCCACGTCCTTCGCCCGCAACCGCAAGATCCCGCACATCGACGACCTGCCGGTGTGGTCGCTGTGGTGCGTCCGCGTCCGCCCCGGCCACCGCAAGCAGGGCATCAGCCACGCCCTGATCGCCGGAGCGGTCGAGTTCGCCCGCGACCGGGGTGCCCCGGTGATCGAGGCGTACCCGCTCGACAACGGCGACGCCCGGGTCGACCTGACGATGGCGTACGCCGGCATCCGCAAGAACTTCGAGCGCGCGGGGTTCGTGCATGTCGCCGACACGACCTCGGTGCTGGCCGGTCATCCGCGGATCCTGATGCGGCTCGACCTGCGCTGACCGGCCGGGGCCGCACGGGCTCAGTGGACCGAGAACCCGCCGTCCACGAAGATCGACTGTCCGGTGACGTAGGCGGAGGCGCTGCTCGCGAGGAACACGGCCGCGCCTGCGAAATCCTCGGCGAGGCCGTTGCGCCCGACCATGGTGCGCGCGGCGAGCGCCGCCACCTTGTCCGGGTCGGACGACAGGCGGGTGTTGAGCGGCGTCATGACGAACCCGGGCACGAGCGTGTTGCAGGTGACGCCGTACGGCGACCACGCCTCAGCCTGGGAGCGGGCCAGCGATTCCAGCGCCCCCTTGGAGACGCCGTAGGCGCCGCTCTGGACGAACGCGCGGTGCGCCTGCTGCGAGGTGATGTGGATGATCCGTCCGAAGCCGCGCTCGGCCATGCCGGGTCCGAAGCGCTGTCCGAGCAGGTGGGGCGCGTCGAGGTTGAGGGCCATGGTGGTGTCCCAGACGTCCTCGCCGAGCTCGCCCATCGGGGGCCGCAGGTTGATCCCGGCGCAGTTCACCAGGATGTCGGGCTCGCCGAACGCCTCCACGGCGGCCTCGGCCGCGGCGCGCACGCCGTCGCGGGTGCCCAGGTCCGCGCTGACCCGGGCCGCGCGGCAGCCCACGGCCTCCAGCTCGCCGACGGTCACGGCCAGTTCCGCCTCCCTGCGGGCCACGACCACGACGCTCGCGCCCGCCCGGGCGAGTGCCTCGGTGATGGCGCGGCCGATGCCGGAACTGCCACCGGTCACCACGGCGACCCGGCCTTCCAGCGAGAACAGTTCGGAGAGGTATGCCTGCGAGCTCATGCCCGCACCCTAGGCCGCACACGCACGGTGCCGACGCCCGGGGCGGTGTCGTGTGAGCCCGCCCGCTACGGGCACTCGATGCCCACGGCGGCCCGTCCGGGCCGCCGACCGGGACTGGAGGTGGCGAACATGGGTCATGGCGGGAACGTCATCGACGAGCTGATGACCGATCACGGTGAGGTCGAGGAGCTCTTCGGCCGGATAGAGGGGCTCGCGCCCGGCAGCGCGGACCGCAAGCTGTACGCCGACCAGGTCACGATGGAGCTGGTGCGGCACTCGGTGGCCGAGGAGGCCTATCTGTACCCGGCCGTGCGGCGGCACGTGGCGGGCGGCGACGCGATCGCCGACCGGGAGATCGAGGACCACTCCACGGCCGAGCGCATCATGAAGGACCTGGAGCGCTGCGACGCAGGTGATCCCGAGTTCGACCGGCTGATCGGGATGCTGATGTCGGAGGTCCGCTCCCACATCGCCGACGAGGAGGGGAACCTCTTCCCGCAGCTCCGGGCGGCCTGTCCGCCGGACGCGCTCGACGACCTCGGCGACAAGGTGCGCCAGGCCAAGAAGGTCGCGCCGACCCGGCCGCACCCGGCCGCCCCGGACAAGCCGCCGGCCAACAAGCTGCTGGCGCCCGGCGCCGGACTCGTCGACCGTCTGCGCGACGCGCTGACGGGCCGCGGCAAGAAGGCCTGAGGCCCCCTCCGGATCTGACGCGGCGTGAACTCGCGTCCTCCGCGGGCGCCTTGCGTCCGTCTCAGGCGATCAGCGCCTGCCCCGGGCCGAGGAGTTCGTCCAGTGCCGTGCGGTGCAGGGCCGCCACGGGGGCGAGGAGGTCGGGGTGGCGCAGCAGGGCGGCCGCCCGGCGGTCGTCGGCGTCGGGGGACAGCAGACGCCGGAATTCGACCGGGGCGGCGGCGAGGCCGCCGTCGGCGACGGTGGCGACCGCGAGCCTGGCCAGGTCGGCGTCGATGAGCAGGCAGGCGGCCCAGCTTGCGACGACCTCGTCGACCCAGGTGCGCCAGGCGAACTCGTCCGGATCCTCGTGCGCGGCGGTGTCCGCGCCGGTGATCCAGTCCAGTCCGGCCGAACCGCCGGGGCCCGCCATCCGGACCAGCGCGGCGTCGGTCGGCGTCGGGTAGCGCAGCCAGGCGGCGACCGTGACCGCCTGGCGGGCCTGCACCTCGCCCAGGGCGGCGGCCAGGGCACCGCCGTACGCCGGGTAGGAGCGGGTCAGCCACTGGGTGGTCGCCGCGATGAGCGGGGAGAGGTCTGCGAGCACTGCCGGACCGTCCGAGGTACTGGCGATGGGCGAAGGCCATCAGGGGAAGGGGGGTCCCGAAAACGGTAACCCGGCCGCCCCGGCGCGGAACATGCCCGCGATCTCACCGGCGGCGTGGCCTCCCCCACACCGGGCCGGCGTGTTCAGGCCGCCAGGGCGACGGCGCTCACGCGGCGCTGTATCCGAGCTGGCGCCTCATGTAGGGCGTCATCAGGTTCTTCGCCTTGGCCACGGTCGTGGTGCGGCTGCCGAGGACGGCTGATTCGCCGCCCGGCACCGGCAGGACCGTCACACCGTCGGCCGCGCCGAACGGGACGATGAGCGGGGTGCGGTGCATCGGCCGGTAGAAGCGGGGCTGCTTGCGGTGCTTGCCGTTGCTGTTGAGGTAGGCGCGGATGTTGTGGGCGGCCAGGTCGGCCTGGGCGAGCGCGGCCGGGGTGATCTTGAGGTCGGTCGCGTCATTGACGTCGCCGACCGCGAACACGTCCAGCCAACCCCGGAGGCGGAGCGCCTCGTCGACCTTGACGTGGCCCGTGCCGTTCAGCCAGTCGCCGTGTCCGGCCAGCCGCAGCCAGAGGGTGTTGGGCGTGGTGCCGGTCGCCCAGAAGGAACGATCCGCCTCGATGATGTTGCCGCGGGCGTCGCGGTAGGTGCCGAAGTCGTTGCCCGGGGACATGAAGGAGTCCAGCCACACCTGCACGTCGTGGGACTCCAGCCAGCCCCGCGCCTTGCGTCCGGCCCGCGCGCTGCCCGTGGCGTGCAGCAGTTCCGGCCCGGAGTGCGCGAGGGTGACCCGGGCGCCGGGCCGGGCAAGGCGTATCTCGGCGGCGAGTTCCACGCCGGAGGGCCCGCCTCCGACGACCAGGACGTGCTCGGCGGTGGCGATGTGCTGCTGGTGCGTGGCGAAGGACTTCGCCGCCTCCTCGGTGGTGGTGCCGCTGAAGCGGGCCGGCTCGGGGTAGTCGGCGCCGGTCGCGATCGCCAGCACGTCGTAACGGAGCCGCTCGCCGGTGCCGAGGACGACCTGCCGCTCGCCGGTGTCGATGCGGACCGCCTTGCCCACGGCCACGCGGCCGTTGCGAAGCAGCCGGTCGTAGGGGATGAACGGGCTGTGCGACCAGTCCGGACGCACTCCGGCGCGCAGGGCGGCGATGCGGTGGAAGAAGACCTCTTTGCGGTCCACCAGCGTGACCCGCGCGGTCGTGTCGAGCCGCTTGGCCAGACGGACGCCGGCGTAGCCGCCGCCGATCACCACTACGTCGCCGTCAACCACGCCGAGTCTCCTGAAACCTCGTTCGGCCTCTGTCCGGATTCGGCGAGCCTATAGCTTGAAATCTAAATAATTGATGGTGCGGGGTGTGCGTTCTGTGAAAGACGTCCGGGCCGACCCCAGCGGGCCGGCCCGGACGTCTCACGGGGACTGATCAGACGAGGTCGAACCGGTCCAGGTCCATGACCTTGGCCCAGGCGGCGACGAAGTCCTTGACGAACTTCTCCTTCGCGTCGTCGCTCGCGTAGACCTCGGCGAGGGCGCGCAGCTCGGAGTTGGAGCCGAACACGAGGTCGGCACGGGTGCCGGTCCACTTGACCTGGCCCGAGGCGTCACGGCCCTCGAACGTGGTCTGGTCCTCGGAGGTGGACTTCCACGTCGTGCCCAGGTCGAGCAGGTTGACGAAGAAGTCGTTGGTCAGCTTGCCCGGGGTCTCGGTGAGGACGCCGTGCTTGGACCCGTTCTGGTTGGCACCCAGGACGCGCAGACCGCCGACCAGGGCGGTCATCTCGGGGGCGCTCAGCGCGAGCAGGTTGGCGCGGTCCAGCAGCAGGTACTCGGCCGGCAGGCGGTTGCCCTTGCCGAGGTAGTTGCGGAACCCGTCGTACGCCGGCTCCAGCGCCGCGAACGACTCGACGTCCGTGTGCTCCTCGGTCGCGTCGACACGGCCCGCGGTGAACGGCACCTCGACCGTGACACCGGCGTCCTTCGCGGCCTTCTCCACGGCGGCGGAGCCACCGAGGACGATCAGATCGGCCAGGGAGACCTTCTTGGCGCCCGAGTTGAACTCGCCCTGGATGTTCTCCAGGGTGCGCAGGACCTGGGCGAGCTCGTCCGGGTCGTTGACCTCCCAGCCGCGCTGCGGCTCCAGGCGGATACGGCCGCCGTTGGCACCGCCGCGCTTGTCGCTGGCGCGGTGCGTGGCTGCGGACGCCCACGCGGCCTTGACCAGCTCCGGGACGGTCAGACCCGAGTCGAGGATCTTGGCCTTGAGCGCGGTCGCGTCGGCGGCGTCGATGGCCTGGCCCTCGGCGGCGGGCAGCGGGTCCTGCCACAGCAGGGTCTCGGCCGGGACCTCCGGGCCGAGGTACAGGGACTTCGGGCCCAGGTCACGGTGGGTGAGCTTGTACCAGGCGCGGGCGAAGGCGTCCGCGAACTCGGCCGGGTTCTCGTGGAAGCGCTTCGAGATGGGGCCGTAGATCGGGTCGAAGCGCAGCGAGAGGTCCGTGGTGAGCATCGTGGGCAGACGCTTCTTCGACGGGTCGTGCGCGTCGGGGATGATCTCCTGCGCGTCCTTGGCCACCCACTGGTTGGCGCCGGCCGGGGACTGGGTCAGCTCCCACTCGTAGCCGAAGAGGATGTCGAAGAAGTCGTTGCTCCACTGGGTGGGCTTGGTGGTCCAGGTGACCTCCAGACCACTGGTGATCGCGTCGCCGGCCTTGCCGGAGGCGTAGGTCGACTTCCAGCCCAGGCCCTGCTGCTCCATGTCGGCGGCCTCGGGGTCGTTGCCGACCGCGTCGGCCGGGCCGGCGCCGTGGGTCTTGCCGAAGGTGTGGCCACCGGCGATCAGGGCGACGGTCTCCTCGTCGTTCATCGCCATGCGGCGGAACGTCTCGCGGATGTCGCGGGCCGCGGCGATCGGGTCCGGGTTGCCGTTCGGGCCCTCGGGGTTGACGTAGATCAGACCCATCTGGACGGCGCCGAGCGGGTTCTCCAGCTCACGGTCGCCGGTGTAGCGCTGGTCGTCGAGCCAGGTGGTCTCGGGACCCCAGTACACGTCCTCGTCGGCCTCCCAGACGTCGGCGCGGCCGCCGCCGAAGCCGAAGGTCTCGAAGCCCATCTGCTCCAGGGCGACGTTGCCGGTGAGGATCATGAGGTCGGCCCAGGAGATGGACTGGCCGTACTTCTTCTTGACCGGCCACAGCAGACGGCGGGCCTTGTCGAGGTTGCCGTTGTCCGGCCAGCTGTTCAGGGGCGCGAAGCGCTGCTGACCGCGGCCGCCACCGCCGCGGCCGTCGCTGATGCGGTAGGTGCCGGCGCTGTGCCAGGCCATACGGATCATCAGCGGGCCGTAGTTGCCGAAGTCCGCGGGCCACCAGTCCTGCGAGTTGGTCAGCACCTCGGCGATGTCCTGTTTCACGGCCGCCAGGTCGAGGGCGTTGAACGCCTCCGCGTAGTCGAAGTCCGCACCGAGCGGGTTCGCGACGACGGGGTCCTTGGCGAGGATCTTCAGGTTGAGCCGTTCCGGCCACCACTGACGGTTGCCGCCGCCCTGCGTGGGGTGCGCGGCGCGACCGTGCGCGACGGGGCAGCCACCGGTGCCCTCAGTCTTCGCGTCAGTGACGATCGCATCGGGGTTCTCAGCCATGGGAAACCTTCCGAACTAGGTGGATCACAGTGCTCGGGGTGCACTGTTGGCGGTGGAGCAGTCGGGGCACAGGCCCCAGTAGATGACCTCGGCCTCGTCGATCGCGAAGCCGTGGTCGTCGGACGCGGTCAGGCAGGGCGCCTCGCCGACCTCGCAGTCGACGTCGGCGACGACACCGCAGGAGCGGCACACGATGTGGTGGTGGTTGTCGCCGACACGCCCCTCGAACCGGGCCGGACTCCCGGCCGGTTCGATACGACGTATGAGTCCCGCCGCGGTGAGCGCGTGGAGGCCCTCGTACACGGCTTGCAGGGAGACATGACCTACGCGATCACGCACCCCGGAGGCGATGGCCTCGACACCGAGGTGGTCGCCGGCCCGGACGGCGTCGAGCAGCGCGACACGCGCCGCGGTCACCCTCAGGCCGGCACCGCGGAGCTCCTCGGCGGGGGTCGGAGTCTGGGATGCGGTCATGCGGCCAACCTACCTCTGCAAACACGAACGATTCAAGAAAACGAACGATGAAACTCTGGTGATCGTCCCGCTGGCGCACATGGCAGCCAACGGCACCCCCCAAAGCGCTAAAAATCATCTTTTCTGACATTGGCGCATGTCTTTGCGTCAAGGCCTCCATCTGGTCGGAATCCCACGCGTACTCGATGGAGGCACATCGCATGCTCCTCAGACATACCGCGGCCGGTCGCCGCGCCGCCCTGACCGCTCTCGGCGCCCTCGTGCTCACCGGCGTCACCACGGCCGCCACGGCCGCGCCGCCGCCGGCGCCCGCGTCCACCGCAGCGCAGACGCTCGGTGCCGACCGGCCGCCGGCCGCGGTGGTGCGCGCCATGGAGCGTGACCTGAAACTCAAGCCGGGACAGGCGGCCGAGCGGCTCGTCAACGAGGCGGAGGCCGGGGTCCGCGCGGGGCGCCTGCGCAACTCGCTCGGCAAGCGCTTCGCGGGCGCTTGGCTCCGGGGCGCGACCTCCGCCGAGCTCGCGGTCGCGACGACGCACGCCGACGACGTGACCGCGATTCAGGCGCAGGGCGCGAAGGCCGTCGTCGTCAAGCACCCCTTGAGCGAACTCCAGGCCGTCAAGGAGAAGCTGGACAAGGCCGCGAACGGCGCCAACACGCGTGACACACCGGTCTGGTACGTCGACGTGCCGACGAACCGGGTGGTCGTCCGGGCGGTCAAGAAGCCGGCCGCGACCGCGTTCATCAAGGCCGCCGGTGTCCAGGACAAGGGCGTGACCGTCCTGGTGTCGGCGGCACGGCCGCGGCCGCTGGCGGACCTCGTCGGCGGCGAGGCCTATTACATCGAGGGCTCGGCGCGCTGCTCCATCGGGTTCTCCGTCACCAAGGACACCCAGCAGGGCTTCGCCTCGGCGGGCCACTGCGGCAACGCCGACGACTCGACCACCGGGTTCAACATGGCGGCGCAGGGCACCTTCGAGGCGTCCACGTTCCCCGGCAAGGACATGTCGTGGGTGAGCGTGAACAGCAACTGGACCGCAACGCCGGACGTGAAGGGCGAGGGCGGCCAGCGGACGCAGGTCACCGGCTCGGTCCAGGCCCTTGTCGGCGCGTCGATCTGCCGCTCCGGTTCCACCACGGGCTGGCACTGCGGGACCATCGAGCAGCACGGCACAAGTGTCAGCTACTCCGAGGGCACCGTGAACGGCGTCACCGAGACGACGGTGTGCGCCGAGCCGGGTGACTCCGGCGGCCCGTACATCTCCGGCTCCCAGGCGCAGGGCGTGACCTCGGGCGGCTCGGGCGACTGCACGAGCGGCGGGACCACCTTCTATCAGCCGGTCAACCCGATCCTCAGCGACTTCGGTCTGGTCCTGAAGACCGCGACCGCGCAGGCCGGCTCCCCCGCGCCGGCGGACAACGGGGCGGCCACCGCATGGGCCGCGGGCCGGGTCTACGAGGCCGGCACCACGGTGACCCACGCGGGCGTGCGCTACCAGTGCATCCAGAGCCACCAGGCGCAGGGACGCTGGTCGCCGGGTGCCACCCCGGCCCTGTGGCAACGGCTGTAGGCGGATACAGGAGTCGTACGGCTTCCGGTGCGGGGCGCGAGCCCCGCACCGTTCGTCTTTCCGACGGTGCGGCCCGGTCACTGGTCGGCCAGCAAGGCGTACGCGGTGGCGATGAAGGCGTCGCGGGAACGGAAGCGGCGGGTGCACAGCGCGGCCAGGGCGGTGCCCGTGTCGGGCCTGAAGCCCAGGAAGGCCTGCTGGCCGAGGGTCGCCCCGCTGTGGAAGTACAGCGGCCCGCCGTCCGTGGGGTGCCGGAACCAGGCCATCGTGTGCACGTGCCGGTGGCCGAGGCCGCGGCGCAGTACAGGGGTGCGGACCGCGCTCAGGGCTCCGGCCAGCGGGGAGCCGGCCGGGTCGAGGTGGGCCTCCAGGAACGTCAGGAGATCGTGCGGTGTCGCGCGAACCGCGCCGGCCGCCGCGAAGCCTCCGGCGTCGAAGGCGAGCGCGGGCGTGCGCCCGTCCTTGCCGTGGCCCACGGCGTCGGTCTTCGGGTCCTCCGGCCGCAGCGCGGTGCCGTCGAGGCCGAGCGGGCGCAGCACATGGGTGCCGAGGAGTTCCTCCCACGCCGTGCCGGCCGCGCCGGCGAGGGCGTGACCGAGGACGGCGACGCCGAAGTTGGAGTACTGCCAGCGGGTGCCGGGCCGGTGCCGGGGGCGGTGGCGCAGGAAGGCGTCGACCACCCGCTCG
The DNA window shown above is from Streptomyces chartreusis and carries:
- a CDS encoding Fur family transcriptional regulator gives rise to the protein MTASQTPTPAEELRGAGLRVTAARVALLDAVRAGDHLGVEAIASGVRDRVGHVSLQAVYEGLHALTAAGLIRRIEPAGSPARFEGRVGDNHHHIVCRSCGVVADVDCEVGEAPCLTASDDHGFAIDEAEVIYWGLCPDCSTANSAPRAL
- a CDS encoding CapA family protein; the protein is MSGGTVTLFVCGDVMLGRGVDQILARPGDPVLREGYITDARAYVNMAESVSGPIPAPVDAAWPWGEALRLLEAVGPDVRIVNLETSVTRSDAFEPGKAVHYRMHPANLPALTVARPDVCVLANNHVQDFGRAGLKETLDVLHGAGLRTAGAGRGSEEAYAPVALPLPHGGRVLVFALGAADSGIPAGWAATGDRPGVAYVPELSPAPAAAAVRRIRQVKQAGDLVVVSVHWGSNWGYPVPREQRRFAHALVDGGADVVHGHSSHHPRAVEVYRGRLILHGCGDFIDDYEGIPGYEQYRDDLRIAYFVTLTADTGELAGLRMEPLLARRMRLEPAPAEARGWLHTTLDRIGYGVHVTLGPDGALALGKPAALG
- a CDS encoding phosphoribosyltransferase; protein product: MPFPDRTHAGQALGLRLVEWAGPDHLGNVLVLALPPGGVPVASEVARALHAPLDVLIAGEISTPIRPETPIGAIVADDPPLYDRRSLAMMHLSEDRLGDVVVHRRNELHRLEYLYRGRRPPPSVGGRTVVLVDDGLTTGLTATAALRFLRRHGPARLVLAVPVGAARTVTAMRPECDDLVCLEQPPGLHMVGEWYEDFGQVPDLQITKTLHAFHATA
- a CDS encoding hemerythrin domain-containing protein — encoded protein: MGHGGNVIDELMTDHGEVEELFGRIEGLAPGSADRKLYADQVTMELVRHSVAEEAYLYPAVRRHVAGGDAIADREIEDHSTAERIMKDLERCDAGDPEFDRLIGMLMSEVRSHIADEEGNLFPQLRAACPPDALDDLGDKVRQAKKVAPTRPHPAAPDKPPANKLLAPGAGLVDRLRDALTGRGKKA
- a CDS encoding SDR family NAD(P)-dependent oxidoreductase, with amino-acid sequence MSSQAYLSELFSLEGRVAVVTGGSSGIGRAITEALARAGASVVVVARREAELAVTVGELEAVGCRAARVSADLGTRDGVRAAAEAAVEAFGEPDILVNCAGINLRPPMGELGEDVWDTTMALNLDAPHLLGQRFGPGMAERGFGRIIHITSQQAHRAFVQSGAYGVSKGALESLARSQAEAWSPYGVTCNTLVPGFVMTPLNTRLSSDPDKVAALAARTMVGRNGLAEDFAGAAVFLASSASAYVTGQSIFVDGGFSVH
- a CDS encoding GNAT family N-acetyltransferase is translated as MAIEVRPASVFEDVRPVLGPKSPTANVCWCLSYRIPSKLNNELFGPARGEYVAELCHADPPPGVLAYDGDEPVGWAAVAPRSATSFARNRKIPHIDDLPVWSLWCVRVRPGHRKQGISHALIAGAVEFARDRGAPVIEAYPLDNGDARVDLTMAYAGIRKNFERAGFVHVADTTSVLAGHPRILMRLDLR
- the katG gene encoding catalase/peroxidase HPI; its protein translation is MAENPDAIVTDAKTEGTGGCPVAHGRAAHPTQGGGNRQWWPERLNLKILAKDPVVANPLGADFDYAEAFNALDLAAVKQDIAEVLTNSQDWWPADFGNYGPLMIRMAWHSAGTYRISDGRGGGGRGQQRFAPLNSWPDNGNLDKARRLLWPVKKKYGQSISWADLMILTGNVALEQMGFETFGFGGGRADVWEADEDVYWGPETTWLDDQRYTGDRELENPLGAVQMGLIYVNPEGPNGNPDPIAAARDIRETFRRMAMNDEETVALIAGGHTFGKTHGAGPADAVGNDPEAADMEQQGLGWKSTYASGKAGDAITSGLEVTWTTKPTQWSNDFFDILFGYEWELTQSPAGANQWVAKDAQEIIPDAHDPSKKRLPTMLTTDLSLRFDPIYGPISKRFHENPAEFADAFARAWYKLTHRDLGPKSLYLGPEVPAETLLWQDPLPAAEGQAIDAADATALKAKILDSGLTVPELVKAAWASAATHRASDKRGGANGGRIRLEPQRGWEVNDPDELAQVLRTLENIQGEFNSGAKKVSLADLIVLGGSAAVEKAAKDAGVTVEVPFTAGRVDATEEHTDVESFAALEPAYDGFRNYLGKGNRLPAEYLLLDRANLLALSAPEMTALVGGLRVLGANQNGSKHGVLTETPGKLTNDFFVNLLDLGTTWKSTSEDQTTFEGRDASGQVKWTGTRADLVFGSNSELRALAEVYASDDAKEKFVKDFVAAWAKVMDLDRFDLV
- a CDS encoding NAD(P)/FAD-dependent oxidoreductase yields the protein MVDGDVVVIGGGYAGVRLAKRLDTTARVTLVDRKEVFFHRIAALRAGVRPDWSHSPFIPYDRLLRNGRVAVGKAVRIDTGERQVVLGTGERLRYDVLAIATGADYPEPARFSGTTTEEAAKSFATHQQHIATAEHVLVVGGGPSGVELAAEIRLARPGARVTLAHSGPELLHATGSARAGRKARGWLESHDVQVWLDSFMSPGNDFGTYRDARGNIIEADRSFWATGTTPNTLWLRLAGHGDWLNGTGHVKVDEALRLRGWLDVFAVGDVNDATDLKITPAALAQADLAAHNIRAYLNSNGKHRKQPRFYRPMHRTPLIVPFGAADGVTVLPVPGGESAVLGSRTTTVAKAKNLMTPYMRRQLGYSAA
- a CDS encoding phosphoribosyltransferase, with amino-acid sequence MRFRDRAEAGRELAEQLRIRQDKGELPHPVVLALPRGGVAVAREIAEVLQAPLDVLVVRKIGAPFHEEFGVGALAGEDPPVFDEGTLYRLGLGEADLAPVVERERKELRRREERYRQGRPAPELRGRTAVVVDDGVATGNTARVAVRAVRNRSPERLVLAVPVCAPEAAEELRREVDEFVCLHEPRLFSAVGEWYEDFRQLTDADVLQVLRGD